The window CAAGAATACGCGATCTTTTAGACGAAGCATCAGAGATATACTCTTCAATGGCTACAAATCGCTTTATCGTTCGTACATTTTGTGGAATGAAAACGAGTACGACAGGGAGTCAGGCAGGCTGGACTCTGTGGTTGAGTCTGTCATGGCATGGCCAGCTAAAGCCGTCCGGATGTCTACGATCAGATATAGTGATTATCTCCTCCGCTCCCCTGATCTGTCGCAGAGATATGTTTATCTGCCGCTCCACCGCCAGCCCGAAGTAACGGACATGTACTACGGCAGGGATTATTCGCACCACGAAGGATTTATTGCTGATCTTTCCAAGCGATTGCCGTCATCCATCCGCTTGTTTGTGAAGGACCACACTTCAATGGTTGGAAGGCGGCCATTAAGTTTTTACAAGAAATTGAAGAATTTGTACAATGTGGACGTCGTTAATCCCTACGTCAGTACATTTGATCTCATTGCCAACGCAAAGGCAACGATTACCGTCACTGGGACGGCCGGGTGGGAGGCCTACCTAATGAACAAGCCAAGCGTTGCCCTTGGGAATTGCTTCTACAACTTCCTACCTGGTGTGCTGAAGGCAGATCTGCGTGACGATGATTTTATCGTTAAGCTTAATGAGTATATCATGGGTTTCGTACCCGATGGCGACGAACGGCGGGCAGCATTTAGAGCTCATTATGCTTGTTCGTATGATATTGGAGTCAATTACAGGGACATGAATGCGCGTGTTTCTCGAGCCGAAAGATATGCGGAGATAGTCAAGGAGATCGCGGACCGATGGGGTGACTGGCTGGTGGAAAATGAGCCTCAAAGCAGGGCTGGGCGAGGTGGCGGATGACCGCTTTGGGAAACAGGGTAACCAGCGAGAGGTGGCCGGACTTCATCATTGCGGGAGCGGCCAAATCCGGTACGACGTCGTTGTTTCATTACCTCAAGGAACATCCAGGTGTCTTCATGTCGGATGAGAAGGAGCCGAGCTTTTTTTCAACGAGCGAACTAAGTGGCTATCACGACCGAGGGCAATATCTCGAAATGTTTCGTGATGCGCAGCCTGATCAGATGGCAGGGGAAGCCTCGGTGGTATACCTCATGGACCCGGACAGTGCTCGGCGGATTCATGATATGTTGGGTGATTCCGTCAAGTTGATCATGGTGCTGCGCAACCCTGTTAATGTCATGTACTCCCATTGGGGGCATCGTTACCGGGACGGAATCGAGCATCGAGAGGCGGAAGTCGCTCTGCTCGAATCATTCAACGAAATGGAATGGAATCCGCAACGTTGGCATTTCCAGCATGCCTTGAGGGCTCAATTTTACGAGCAATTGAAGCGGTATTTCGACTTGTTCGACCCAGAACGTATGAGGGTTTACATTTTTGAGGAATTTTTTAGCGACGGGTTGCCTTTGTTTTCTGATTTGTGTCGGTTTCTGGACATTGATGATGCGTACAAGCCGAAAGCTGTCGCATACAACAGAAACTACTTGGTGCGCAGCCATTTTGTGCAGAGGTTTGTAAATGTTTATTATAGGAAGTATTTCCTGAACTGGGCAAAATTCATCTTTACGGAATCGGTGCGCAACAAATGCAAGAACGCACTAGAGACATGGAACAGTAGCGGCAGTGATAAGAGGCCCATTCCCGCGATAGCGGGCGACCTCAGGTCGCGACTCGAAGATCGTTTGTCTCCGGGCGTCCGAAAACTGGAAAACTTGCTTGGCAGAGATTTGTCCGGCGTGTGGTTTTAGGGGTAAGATATGTCCTTTCGAAATAAGGCATTACTGGTTGCTAACGATCTAAGAATTGTGTGGTCAATTCTAAAAAATGACGGCACCCTAAAGGCTGGTCAAAAGTGCAAGGTGACCATTGAGGTGTCTTCCGTCTGCAATCTGAAATGCCCGTTATGTCCAACCGGCACCGGAAAAACCAAGCGGCAGAACCGTTTTATGCCGGGCAGGATATTTGATCGGATCGTCGAAGTGACGAGGCCTGTGACGGACGGATATATACTGAGCATGTGGGGCGAGCCTGCATTGCATCCCGAATTGGACAAGCTGATAGAGAAAATTTATCCTCACCCTGTTTGGATTGCCGCCAACCTGAACTACAAGCAATCTATTGCCGAAACCATGGCACGCTGGGACAATCTGCATGTAATTTGCGCTGTGGACACGCTGGTCCCGTCAGAATACGAAGCGTATCGGGTTGGCGGCGACTACAAAGTAATGCTGCGCAATCTTGATATTCTCGCGGCTGGGAAATGCCATACATATCCGCAGTTTCTCGTGGAAGCGGGGAAGAATTCTGATATGTATGACATCTTTGCCAGGGAGCACAACATCCCCACAGAAAATGTGATTATCAAAATCAAACGCGAGAACTTCACCCTCAACCCTTCTGGCGCGTCCGCTGCGGGAACGTGCCATGCCCCCTATTCTGGGATTTATTTCAACAGCGACGGAGAGATGGTGCCGTGTTGTAATGACGTGGGGAATGATTTGGTTATGGCCCATATCGACCATATTGATCTGGATGCC of the Pseudodesulfovibrio alkaliphilus genome contains:
- a CDS encoding capsular polysaccharide export protein, LipB/KpsS family — encoded protein: MSILCCIHETQQIAMARALKRAFGVPVVCLVSWQYIEDNLGISEEDKREIGPFYSTPQHYFENKLRVDALSWEDLDREQEAAENRLGIRDNAMLVSYDRDFSHIHDYRKARTFQLLHLWLVETILEENDISFILAGRETYQWQVLADAALYRQIPSMSLTTARHVGNRIYGRDSRARQLGMPEAFADLMQGESKMSHDDAEEADRMYDTFIDRPKRPHYAVKNTRSFRRSIRDILFNGYKSLYRSYILWNENEYDRESGRLDSVVESVMAWPAKAVRMSTIRYSDYLLRSPDLSQRYVYLPLHRQPEVTDMYYGRDYSHHEGFIADLSKRLPSSIRLFVKDHTSMVGRRPLSFYKKLKNLYNVDVVNPYVSTFDLIANAKATITVTGTAGWEAYLMNKPSVALGNCFYNFLPGVLKADLRDDDFIVKLNEYIMGFVPDGDERRAAFRAHYACSYDIGVNYRDMNARVSRAERYAEIVKEIADRWGDWLVENEPQSRAGRGGG
- a CDS encoding sulfotransferase domain-containing protein; this translates as MTALGNRVTSERWPDFIIAGAAKSGTTSLFHYLKEHPGVFMSDEKEPSFFSTSELSGYHDRGQYLEMFRDAQPDQMAGEASVVYLMDPDSARRIHDMLGDSVKLIMVLRNPVNVMYSHWGHRYRDGIEHREAEVALLESFNEMEWNPQRWHFQHALRAQFYEQLKRYFDLFDPERMRVYIFEEFFSDGLPLFSDLCRFLDIDDAYKPKAVAYNRNYLVRSHFVQRFVNVYYRKYFLNWAKFIFTESVRNKCKNALETWNSSGSDKRPIPAIAGDLRSRLEDRLSPGVRKLENLLGRDLSGVWF
- a CDS encoding SPASM domain-containing protein; the encoded protein is MSFRNKALLVANDLRIVWSILKNDGTLKAGQKCKVTIEVSSVCNLKCPLCPTGTGKTKRQNRFMPGRIFDRIVEVTRPVTDGYILSMWGEPALHPELDKLIEKIYPHPVWIAANLNYKQSIAETMARWDNLHVICAVDTLVPSEYEAYRVGGDYKVMLRNLDILAAGKCHTYPQFLVEAGKNSDMYDIFAREHNIPTENVIIKIKRENFTLNPSGASAAGTCHAPYSGIYFNSDGEMVPCCNDVGNDLVMAHIDHIDLDAIVGRSDLARVRRLLAKDKNNFPSCGQCKGETFWNTRLPVYKDYLAKVLFHSGKKSPQKMPFREPAGQKTTGE